A genomic region of Chelmon rostratus isolate fCheRos1 chromosome 8, fCheRos1.pri, whole genome shotgun sequence contains the following coding sequences:
- the ceacam1 gene encoding carcinoembryonic antigen-related cell adhesion molecule 1, whose protein sequence is MESPLVFVLILATITFETAPAYSQSIHASENPLPVGSNVTLFSPASVPTGAWMFNNDIIVMIFPGDKIITNTWNDRVTFNTTTSSLTIRSLQVENSGLYTLQALNLFRAQLTLSVQVPVSDVTLRAKATNLVEFNDTAVLMCSVSNGTSLSYVWLKGSSVVTAGGGVQLSDRGATLTIISVTRYDEGPYKCNVSNGISSEISLPVQLNISYGPSNATMTIMPMKYIYRTGSNITLSCSAESSPPALNQWIVNGVYLNELVPQIQLESVTESNSGIYQCSFHNTVTSRFTSISATIRILAPLAAVVVNHTGGPAILNEPFTLHCEVTGSPDTVQWWRNGQLLSADNTTVFTMDNKTLTLNPVQLSDDGDYQCKAFNYVSNLTSSLYTVKVNYGPMKPVITGPSMVLTGSMESLNCSSASYPPSNISWYFNDSLVATTSELVIGPLTLNMSGKYICMAFNSITGKNSTAYTMLTVLAPVTMASIKTVGADPILNHSFTLTCKTAGDVESITWMYGSSPLYADNTRKLSVDNATLTFDPVMHSDNGQYQCVASNPFSSLTSEIFMLDVLYGPEMPTITGPDVAKAGDSVTLRCNASSNPLSVYKWFFNDSLVANMSEYVTPPLTSDMSGMYTCMAYNNITGKNSTAYTMLTVVDPITDVQVEAPMNPAIAGHIYELTCNVTGPAEHVYWMKNGEPLHKDNRNVFSMDNKTVTFNPLEQNDTGDYQCMAISAVWNMTSPSYELLVNFGPETPVIDGPALAETGHTAVLRCSAKSIPPSQFSWWFNGSEVANTSVFTTGPLSFNMSGEYTCMAYNGVTGKNSTNSKMLTVVEATVPVITNSTVPINSENFTLTCEFTGAYDTIYWMKDNMQLNTNMSTAEANMSYHFENNTLHFTPVTVYNDGVYQCVVTNQAVPQTSPQYKLMVNYGPLSVNILGPDSAKVDTRVSLVCSADSRPDCDFHWFFNNQSSVLKAGSVLTFPALKKNEGNYICKARNPVTNITLYQTKAFTVDHASALHIRSQGHGMLMGLFALSLTVLFS, encoded by the exons ATGGAGTCTCCACTGGTGTTTGTCTTAATCCTGGCCACAATTACCTTTGAAACAG CTCCTGCATATAGCCAGAGTATACATGCCTCGGAGAACCCCTTACCAGTGGGCAGCAACGTCACACTTTTCAGCCCTGCCAGCGTCCCCACAGGAGCATGGATGTTCAACAACGATATCATTGTGATGATATTCCCTGGAGATAAAATCATAACGAACACTTGGAATGACAGGGTTACATTCAATACAACCACTTCATCGCTGACTATAAGGTCGCTGCAGGTGGAAAATTCTGGATTGTACACATTACAGGCACTGAATTTGTTTCGTGCTCAGTTAACACTGTCAGTTCAAG TGCCTGTTTCTGATGTGACTCTGAGGGCAAAAGCAACCAACCTGGTGGAGTTCAATGACACAGCTGTTCTCATGTGCTCTGTGTCCAACGGGACTTCCCTGTCTTATGTTTGGCTGAAGGGCAGCTCTGTGGTCACAGCGGGTGGAGGAGTGCAGCTCAGCGACAGAGGCGCCACTCTCACTATCATCAGCGTGACCCGCTATGACGAGGGGCCGTACAAGTGCAATGTATCCAATGGTATCAGCAGTGAAATCAGTCTCCCTGTGCAACTGAACATCAGCT ATGGTCCAAGTAACGCAACGATGACGATCATGCCCATGAAGTACATCTATAGAACAGGATCTAACATCACACTGTCATGCTCAGCGGAGTCCAGCCCTCCGGCACTAAACCAGTGGATTGTTAATGGGGTATACCTAAATGAGCTGGTCCCACAGATTCAGCTCGAGAGTGTTACAGAGAGCAACTCAGGGATTTACCAATGCTCATTTCACAACACAGTCACATCCAGGTTCACCAGCATAAGTGCAACGATCAGGATTTTGG CGCCACTAGCAGCAGTTGTGGTGAATCATACAGGTGGACCAGCAATACTCAATGAGCCGTTCACTTTGCATTGTGAAGTGACTGGATCTCCTGACACCGTTCAGTGGTGGAGGAACGGTCAGCTTCTTTCAGCTGACAATACGACAGTCTTTACCATGGACAACAAGACACTGACTCTCAACCCAGTCCAACTTTCAGATGATGGAGATTATCAGTGTAAGGCTTTTAATTACGTGAGCAACCTGACAAGCAGCCTCTACACAGTTAAAGTAAACT ATGGCCCAATGAAACCAGTGATCACCGGGCCGTCCATGGTTCTAACAGGATCAATGGAGAGCCTCAACTGCTCAAGTGCCTCTTATCCTCCCAGCAACATCAGCTGGTACTTCAACGACTCCCTGGTGGCCACCACCTCAGAGTTAGTGATTGGACCCCTGACCTTAAATATGAGCGGGAAGTACATTTGCATGGCCTTCAACAGCATCACTGGCAAAAACAGCACTGCCTACACGATGCTCACTGTTTTGG CTCCAGTGACCATGGCGTCCATAAAAACTGTTGGAGCTGATCCAATCCTGAACCACAGTTTCACCCTTACCTGTAAGACAGCTGGAGATGTCGAGTCAATCACGTGGATGTACGGGTCGTCCCCACTGTATGCTGACAACACAAGAAAACTCTCGGTGGACAACGCCACCCTCACCTTTGATCCTGTCATGCACTCTGACAATGGACAGTATCAGTGTGTAGCTTCCAACCCATTCAGCAGCTTGACCAGTGAAATCTTCATGCTGGATGTTTTGT ATGGACCGGAGATGCCGACTATCACGGGTCCGGATGTGGCGAAGGCAGGAGACAGCGTGACACTACGCTGCAACGCATCATCAAACCCTCTCAGCGTCTACAAATGGTTCTTCAATGACTCTCTAGTGGCCAATATGTCTGAGTATGTCACACCCCCTCTTACCAGCGACATGAGTGGGATGTACACCTGCATGGCTTACAACAACATCACGGGCAAAAACAGCACGGCGTACACCATGCTTACCGTTGTTG atcCAATAACTGATGTACAAGTAGAAGCACCAATGAATCCTGCCATAGCAGGTCATATCTATGAGCTAACGTGCAATGTGACTGGACCAGCTGAGCATGTTTACTGGATGAAAAATGGTGAGCCACTGCATAAAgacaacagaaatgttttctcCATGGATAACAAGACGGTCACCTTCAACCCGCTGGAACAAAATGACACTGGGGATTATCAGTGTATGGCCATTAGTGCTGTTTGGAACATGACCAGCCCTTCTTATGAGCTCCTTGTAAACT tcGGACCAGAAACACCTGTCATTGATGGGCCAGCTCTTGCAGAGACGGGACATACGGCTGTCCTCAGGTGTTCTGCCAAGTCAATACCTCCCAGTCAGTTCAGTTGGTGGTTCAATGGCTCAGAGGTGGCCAATACGTCAGTGTTTACAACCGGCCCTTTGTCTTTCAATATGAGTGGAGAATACACCTGTATGGCCTATAATGGTGTGACAGGAAAGAACAGCACAAACTCCAAGATGCTCACAGTTGTTG AGGCCACAGTGCCAGTGatcacaaacagcacagttcCAATAAACTCTGAAAACTTCACTCTCACCTGTGAATTCACTGGGGCCTATGACACGATCTACTGGATGAAGGACAACATGCAGCTCAACACGAACATGTCCACAGCTGAAGCCAACATGTCCTACCACTTTGAAAACAACACGCTGCACTTCACTCCAGTGACAGTGTACAATGACGGCGTGTATCAGTGTGTCGTCACCAATCAGGCTGTTCCACAAACAAGCCCACAATACAAGCTTATGGTGAACT ATGGCCCTCTGAGTGTGAATATCTTGGGGCCAGATTCAGCAAAAGTTGACACTCGCGTGTCCCTGGTGTGCTCTGCTGATTCTCGCCCAGATTGTGACTTCCACTGGTTCTTTAACAATCAATCGTCAGTTCTAAAGGCTGGCTCTGTTCTCACTTTCCCTGCGTTAAAAAAGAATGAGGGGAACTACATATGTAAGGCGAGAAACCCTGTGACCAATATCACGCTGTACCAGACTAAAGCCTTCACTGTCG ATCACGCCTCCGCCCTCCACATACGATCCCAAGGCCACGGGATGCTGATGggtctgtttgctttgtctctcACTGTGCTGTTCAGCTGA
- the LOC121610269 gene encoding carcinoembryonic antigen-related cell adhesion molecule 1-like — MAILFLAFIQGVLASGDVEVQPLINPAVVGDTVTLSLSPPAALKSGSWAVGKTLILTWQDNQQAVFAGYNGRASINFLTGALTLSSVTVADSGVYIVQSSDPQLQANASISVLETVSNVTLRANQTNLMELNSSVAMTCSVSSGSSLSVLWMNGSSEVTESDRVQLTDGNATLTISNVSRYDQGPFRCHVFNHVSNGSSDPVNFTIIYGPDSMALTVNGQNTTSFSIGSNLTMLCSAQSNPPAQLQWAFRGELVNATGPLLELFSVSEDQSGPYSCLAFNNHTDMNSNITTRIMIAKLSGTEQRAVSVWLLPLLLIFGFLF; from the exons ATGGCTATTCTATTTCTGGCTTTTATCCAAG GTGTTCTGGCCTCAGGTGATGTGGAGGTCCAACCCTTAATCAATCCCGCAGTTGTCGGGGACACAGTGacgctgtctctgtctccccctgcagCGCTGAAAAGTGGGAGCTGGGCAGTGGGAAAGACCCTCATCCTCACCTGGCAGGACAACCAGCAGGCAGTCTTCGCCGGTTACAACGGCAGGGCGTCAATCAACTTCCTCACTGGAGCTCTCACTCTGAGCTCCGTCACGGTGGCTGACTCAGGAGTCTACATAGTGCAGAGCAGTGACCCCCAGCTTCAGGCCAATGCTTCCATCTCTGTTCTGG AGACCGTTTCAAATGTGACGCTGAGGGCGAATCAGACCAACCTGATGGAGCTCAACAGTTCAGTGGCCATGACGTGCTCCGTCTCCTCTGGATCCTCGCTCTCTGTCCTCTGGATGAACGGCAGCTCTGAGgtgacagagagtgacagagttCAGCTCACTGATGGAAACGCCACTCTCACTATCAGCAATGTGAGCCGCTATGACCAGGGGCCGTTCAGGTGTCACGTGTTCAATCATGTCAGTAACGGCAGCAGTGATCCAGTAAACTTTACCATCATCT ATGGGCCAGATAGCATGGCCCTAACAGTGAATGGACAGAACACAACTTCCTTTTCCATTGGATCCAATCTAACCATGCTCTGCTCAGCACAGTCCAATCCTCCAGCTCAGCTTCAGTGGGCTTTCAGAGGAGAGCTGGTGAACGCCACGGGTCCCCTGCTGGAGCTGTTCAGTGTCAGCGAGGACCAAAGTGGTCCGTATTCCTGTCTGGCCTTCAACAATCACACCGACATGAACAGCAACATAACCACACGCATCATGATAGCAA AGTTGTCAGGGACTGAACAACGGGCGGTCAGTGTGTGgctcctgcctctgctgttAATCTTTGGATTCCTCTTCTAA
- the pafah1b3 gene encoding platelet-activating factor acetylhydrolase IB subunit gamma isoform X1, translating into MSQVMSAEEPNPAATPTPCEDTQGDGRWMSLHNRFVSDSKDKEPDVLFVGDSIIQLMHQFGIWRQLFSPLHALNFGVGGDATQHVLWRLSNGELDNISPKVVVLCVGTNNHGHTAEQICGGIMAIVQVIKNKLPHARTVVLGILPRGKMPNPLRERNAKVNKLVQEAVSSLPHASFLNVDPGFVHSNGSISHQDMYDYLHLTPQGYQAVCEPLHTYLKSMLDKPAEN; encoded by the exons ATG AGCCAAGTCATGAGTGCAGAAGAGCCAAACCCAGCCGCCACACCCACTCCCTGTGAAGACACCCAGGGAGATGGCCGATGGATGTCTCTG CACAACCGCTTCGTGTCtgacagcaaagacaaagaacCTGATGTCCTGTTTGTAGGGGACTCCATTATTCAGCTCATGCACCAGTTTGGG ATATGGCGGCAACTGTTCTCTCCGCTCCATGCCCTAAATTTTGGGGTGGGTGGTGATGCAACACAACATGTGCTGTGGAGACTAAGCAACGGTGAACTGGATAACATCAGCCCAAAG GTTGTGGTGCTGTGTGTAGGCACTAACAATCATGGTCACACTGCCGAACAGATCTGTGGCGGTATCATGGCTATTGTCCAAGTCATCAAGAACAAACTCCCACATGCCCGGACGGTTGTACTA GGTATACTGCCAAGGGGTAAAATGCCAAATCCTCTGCGGGAGCGAAATGCCAAGGTGAACAAGCTGGTCCAGGAGGCTGTATCGTCCCTCCCCCACGCATCTTTCCTCAATGTGGACCCAGGCTTTGTCCACTCCAATGGTAGCATCTCCCATCAGGACATGTACGATTACCTTCACCTGACGCCTCAGGGCTACCAGGCTGTGTGTGAACCCTTGCACACCTATCTCAAGTCCATGCTAGATAAGCCTGCTGAGAACTGA
- the pafah1b3 gene encoding platelet-activating factor acetylhydrolase IB subunit gamma isoform X2: MSAEEPNPAATPTPCEDTQGDGRWMSLHNRFVSDSKDKEPDVLFVGDSIIQLMHQFGIWRQLFSPLHALNFGVGGDATQHVLWRLSNGELDNISPKVVVLCVGTNNHGHTAEQICGGIMAIVQVIKNKLPHARTVVLGILPRGKMPNPLRERNAKVNKLVQEAVSSLPHASFLNVDPGFVHSNGSISHQDMYDYLHLTPQGYQAVCEPLHTYLKSMLDKPAEN, from the exons ATGAGTGCAGAAGAGCCAAACCCAGCCGCCACACCCACTCCCTGTGAAGACACCCAGGGAGATGGCCGATGGATGTCTCTG CACAACCGCTTCGTGTCtgacagcaaagacaaagaacCTGATGTCCTGTTTGTAGGGGACTCCATTATTCAGCTCATGCACCAGTTTGGG ATATGGCGGCAACTGTTCTCTCCGCTCCATGCCCTAAATTTTGGGGTGGGTGGTGATGCAACACAACATGTGCTGTGGAGACTAAGCAACGGTGAACTGGATAACATCAGCCCAAAG GTTGTGGTGCTGTGTGTAGGCACTAACAATCATGGTCACACTGCCGAACAGATCTGTGGCGGTATCATGGCTATTGTCCAAGTCATCAAGAACAAACTCCCACATGCCCGGACGGTTGTACTA GGTATACTGCCAAGGGGTAAAATGCCAAATCCTCTGCGGGAGCGAAATGCCAAGGTGAACAAGCTGGTCCAGGAGGCTGTATCGTCCCTCCCCCACGCATCTTTCCTCAATGTGGACCCAGGCTTTGTCCACTCCAATGGTAGCATCTCCCATCAGGACATGTACGATTACCTTCACCTGACGCCTCAGGGCTACCAGGCTGTGTGTGAACCCTTGCACACCTATCTCAAGTCCATGCTAGATAAGCCTGCTGAGAACTGA